In Mycobacterium sp. JS623, one genomic interval encodes:
- a CDS encoding transglutaminase family protein yields MGIKVALEHRTSYTFDRLVEVHPHVVRLRPAPHSRTPIEAYSLTVEPADHFINWQQDAFGNFLARLVFPSRTRRLTISVGLIADLKVINPFDFFIEDWAERIGFEYPKALAEDLKPYLRPVDENGEGSGPGDLAQAWVKNFSVAPGTRTIDFLVTLNRAVNADVGYSVRMEPGVQTPDFTLRTGIGSCRDSAWLLVSILRQLGLAARFVSGYLVQLTSDVEALDGPSGPAADFTDLHAWAEVYIPGAGWIGLDPTSGLFAGEGHIPLSATPHPESAAPITGATEPCETTLDFSNVVTRVHEDPRVTLPYTEAAWGAICALGARVDQLLTHGDVRLTVGGEPTFVSIDNQVDPEWTTDADGPHKRERASALAARLKKVWAPQGLVQRSQGKWYPGEPLPRWQIGLYWRQDGEPLWNDEALLVDPWQAEGELPALAPDVGHLLLNAIANGLGLPTTQVRPAYEDALARLAGAVRHPEGEPVTAADDLEADAVDARTALLSRLEESVSDPAAHVLPLHRRDDGSGWASADWKLRRGRIVLLEGESPAGLRLPLDSISWEPPRPTYDADPLARRAALPAETDDEAATVEDADSAPTTALVAEIRDGHLYVYLPPTEELEHFVDLVSRVEAAAAKVDCAVVVEGYGPPPDPRIGSMTITPDPGVIEVNIAPTASFAEQKRQLETLYEEARQARLSTESFDVDGTHGGTGGGNHITLGGITPADSPLLRRPDLLVSLLTYWQRHPSLSYLFAGRFVGTTSQAPRVDEGRAEALYELEIAFAEIARLASAPGATKPWVTDRALRHLLTDITGNTHRAEFCIDKLYSPDSARGRLGLLELRGFEMPPHYQMAMVQSLLVRSLVAWFWDEPLRAPLIRHGANLHGRYLLPHFLIHDIADVAADLRAHDINFDTSWLDPFTEFRFPRIGTAVFDGVEIELRGAIEPWNVLGEESTAGGTARYVDSSIERIQVRLIGADRHRYVVTANGYPIPLLATDNPDVQVGGVRFRAWQPPSALHPTITVDAPLRFELVDTVTEMSRGGCTYHVSHPGGRAYDAPPVNAVEAESRRGRRFDGTGFTPGKVDMSDIREKQARQSTDIGAPGILDLRRVRTVLQ; encoded by the coding sequence ATGGGCATCAAGGTGGCGCTGGAGCATCGCACCAGCTACACGTTCGATCGGCTGGTGGAGGTCCATCCCCATGTCGTTCGACTGCGCCCCGCGCCGCATTCGCGCACCCCGATCGAGGCGTATTCGCTGACGGTCGAACCGGCCGATCACTTCATCAACTGGCAGCAGGATGCGTTCGGTAACTTCTTGGCCCGCCTGGTGTTTCCGAGCCGCACCCGCCGCCTGACCATCAGCGTCGGATTGATCGCCGACCTGAAGGTCATCAATCCGTTCGACTTCTTCATCGAGGACTGGGCCGAGCGGATCGGCTTCGAATACCCCAAGGCGCTCGCCGAAGACCTCAAGCCGTATCTGCGGCCGGTCGACGAGAACGGTGAGGGCTCAGGGCCCGGTGACCTTGCCCAGGCGTGGGTGAAGAATTTCTCAGTCGCACCGGGCACGCGCACCATCGATTTCCTGGTCACGCTCAACCGCGCGGTGAACGCCGACGTCGGCTACAGCGTGCGGATGGAACCCGGTGTGCAGACACCAGATTTCACGCTGCGCACCGGAATCGGCTCGTGCCGCGACTCGGCATGGCTGCTCGTGTCGATCCTGCGGCAGCTGGGCCTGGCTGCCCGCTTCGTCTCCGGCTACCTGGTGCAGCTGACGTCCGACGTGGAGGCGCTCGACGGACCGTCGGGCCCCGCCGCCGACTTCACCGATCTGCACGCGTGGGCCGAGGTGTACATCCCCGGCGCCGGCTGGATCGGGCTGGATCCCACGTCGGGGCTGTTCGCAGGCGAAGGCCACATCCCGTTGTCGGCGACACCTCATCCGGAGTCGGCGGCGCCGATCACCGGAGCCACCGAGCCGTGCGAGACCACGCTGGATTTCTCCAACGTCGTCACCCGCGTACATGAGGATCCCCGCGTCACACTGCCGTACACCGAGGCGGCCTGGGGAGCGATCTGCGCGTTGGGCGCCCGCGTCGATCAGCTGCTCACCCACGGCGACGTGCGACTGACCGTCGGCGGTGAGCCGACGTTCGTCTCGATCGACAACCAGGTCGACCCTGAGTGGACCACAGACGCCGACGGACCGCACAAGAGGGAGCGGGCCTCCGCCTTGGCTGCCCGGCTGAAGAAGGTGTGGGCGCCGCAGGGGCTGGTGCAACGCAGCCAGGGCAAGTGGTATCCCGGAGAACCGTTGCCGCGCTGGCAGATTGGGTTGTACTGGCGGCAGGACGGCGAGCCGCTATGGAATGACGAGGCACTGCTGGTCGACCCGTGGCAGGCCGAAGGCGAATTGCCCGCGCTCGCACCCGATGTCGGCCATCTACTGTTGAACGCGATCGCCAACGGCCTCGGGCTGCCTACAACCCAGGTGCGGCCTGCCTACGAGGACGCGCTGGCCCGGCTGGCAGGCGCGGTGCGACACCCTGAGGGTGAACCCGTCACTGCGGCAGACGATTTGGAGGCCGACGCTGTCGACGCCCGCACCGCACTTTTGTCCCGGCTCGAGGAGTCCGTCAGCGACCCCGCCGCACATGTGCTGCCGTTGCATCGCCGCGACGACGGCTCGGGATGGGCCAGCGCCGACTGGAAACTGCGCCGCGGGCGCATCGTCCTGCTCGAGGGCGAGTCGCCGGCCGGACTGCGGCTGCCGCTGGACTCCATCAGCTGGGAGCCGCCGCGGCCGACCTACGATGCCGACCCATTGGCTCGTCGCGCCGCCCTGCCCGCCGAAACCGACGACGAGGCCGCCACGGTCGAGGACGCCGACTCTGCACCCACCACCGCGCTGGTGGCCGAGATCCGCGACGGGCACTTGTATGTCTACCTGCCGCCGACCGAGGAACTCGAGCACTTCGTCGACCTGGTCAGTCGGGTCGAAGCGGCTGCGGCCAAGGTCGACTGCGCCGTCGTGGTCGAGGGCTACGGACCGCCGCCCGATCCGCGGATCGGCTCGATGACGATCACCCCCGACCCGGGTGTCATCGAGGTCAACATCGCCCCGACGGCCAGCTTCGCGGAGCAGAAGCGGCAGCTGGAGACGCTCTACGAGGAGGCCCGGCAGGCGCGGCTATCGACCGAGTCATTCGACGTCGATGGCACGCACGGCGGCACCGGCGGCGGCAACCACATCACGCTGGGCGGCATCACGCCAGCCGATTCGCCGCTGCTGCGCCGCCCGGACCTGCTGGTGTCACTGCTGACCTATTGGCAGCGCCACCCGTCGCTGTCGTATCTGTTCGCCGGCCGGTTCGTCGGCACCACCTCGCAGGCGCCGCGCGTCGACGAGGGTCGTGCCGAGGCGCTGTATGAACTCGAGATCGCCTTCGCCGAGATCGCGCGGCTGGCCTCTGCGCCCGGCGCGACTAAGCCCTGGGTCACCGACCGCGCGCTGCGTCACTTGCTCACCGACATCACAGGCAACACGCACCGCGCCGAGTTCTGCATCGACAAGCTCTACAGCCCCGACAGCGCGCGCGGCCGGCTCGGGCTGCTTGAGCTTCGCGGCTTCGAGATGCCCCCGCACTACCAAATGGCGATGGTGCAGTCGCTTTTGGTGCGGTCGCTGGTGGCGTGGTTCTGGGACGAGCCACTGCGGGCGCCGCTGATCCGGCACGGCGCCAACCTGCACGGCCGATACCTGTTGCCGCACTTCCTGATTCACGACATCGCCGATGTCGCCGCCGATCTGCGTGCGCATGACATCAACTTCGACACCAGCTGGCTCGATCCGTTCACCGAGTTCCGGTTCCCGCGCATCGGCACCGCGGTGTTCGATGGTGTCGAGATCGAATTGCGTGGCGCGATCGAACCGTGGAACGTGCTCGGCGAGGAGTCCACCGCAGGCGGCACCGCGCGGTACGTCGATTCGTCGATAGAGCGCATCCAGGTCCGGCTGATCGGGGCGGACCGGCATCGCTACGTCGTCACCGCCAACGGCTACCCGATCCCGCTACTCGCTACCGACAACCCCGACGTCCAGGTCGGCGGCGTCCGATTCCGGGCCTGGCAGCCGCCGAGCGCGCTGCACCCGACCATCACCGTCGACGCGCCGTTGCGCTTCGAGCTCGTCGACACCGTGACGGAAATGTCACGCGGCGGCTGCACCTACCACGTGTCACACCCGGGCGGCCGCGCCTACGACGCCCCACCGGTCAACGCGGTGGAGGCGGAGTCCCGGCGGGGTCGGCGCTTCGACGGAACGGGCTTCACCCCCGGCAAGGTGGACATGTCGGACATTCGGGAGAAGCAGGCGCGCCAATCAACCGATATCGGCGCGCCCGGCATTCTCGACCTGCGACGGGTGCGTACCGTTCTGCAGTGA
- a CDS encoding circularly permuted type 2 ATP-grasp protein, translated as MALPAPNTHDIDNLLARYRAARSQQALFDVRGDGASTGYDEFVDAAGDVRPAWQELAECVGERGRGGLAQLRSIVRSLVDNDGITYIEVDRHGEAVTNGDGTAEPGPWHLDALPLVLSSADWDVLESGLVQRSRLLDAVLTDLYGPRVSVTGGVLPPQLLFAHPGYVRAARGIEVPGRHQLFLHGCDVSRAADGSFLVNADWTQAPSGAGYALADRRVIAHAIPDLYERIGPRPASPWAQALRLALIDAAPESAEEPVVVVLSPGIHSETAFDQAYLASVLGFPLVESADLVVRDGKLWMRSMGTLKRVDVVLRRVDAEYADPLDLRADSRLGVVGLVEVLRRGAVTVVNSLGSGILESPGLLRFLPEMAERLLGETPLLQTAPVYWGGINTERSHLLTNLSALLIRSVFGGDPIVGPALSSAQRKDLGARIEATPWQWVGQELPQFSSAPTDHYPGGLSSGRVGMRLFTVSQRSGYAPMIGGLGYLLAPGNAAYRLNTVAAKDIWVRTPTRVTVELVPSAAEQPAMTPSPTRAVSSPRVLSDLFWMGRYAERAENMARLLTVTRERYHEFRYRREMEGSECVPVLLATLGHITGTDTGAAGDYAEMVATAQSTLWSLTADRHRAGSLAQSVERLGLAARAVRDQMSNDTWMVLAAVERALLYAPDMPPESQTEGEAFLSSTNNLTLAGMLALSGVAAESMVQDVGWTMMDIGKRIERGLALTALLRATLTTVRSVGAEQTITESALVACESSVIYRRRMLGKVSVAAVADLVLFDTENPRSLVYQLERLRADLKALPASSGSSRPERLVDDLATRLRRIDPADLEVVTADGRRAELADLLDGMHRDLRELSGVITSTHLSLPGGMQHLWGAGERRLVP; from the coding sequence ATGGCACTTCCCGCACCGAACACGCACGACATCGACAACCTGCTCGCCCGGTACCGGGCCGCGCGTTCACAGCAGGCGCTTTTCGACGTGCGCGGCGACGGGGCGAGCACCGGATACGACGAATTCGTCGACGCGGCAGGCGATGTCCGGCCCGCCTGGCAGGAACTGGCCGAATGCGTCGGCGAGCGCGGCCGGGGTGGGTTGGCCCAGCTGCGGTCGATCGTCCGGAGCCTGGTCGACAACGACGGCATCACCTACATCGAGGTGGACAGGCACGGCGAGGCTGTGACGAACGGCGACGGCACCGCGGAGCCTGGGCCGTGGCACCTCGATGCGCTACCGCTCGTGCTGTCCTCCGCTGACTGGGATGTCCTGGAGTCGGGGTTGGTGCAGCGCTCCCGGTTGCTCGACGCGGTGCTGACCGATCTGTACGGCCCGCGGGTTTCGGTGACCGGCGGCGTGCTGCCGCCCCAGCTGCTGTTCGCGCACCCCGGCTACGTCAGGGCGGCCCGCGGTATCGAGGTGCCCGGTCGTCATCAGCTCTTCCTGCACGGCTGCGACGTGAGTCGGGCCGCCGATGGCAGCTTCCTGGTGAACGCCGACTGGACCCAGGCGCCGTCGGGTGCGGGTTACGCGTTGGCCGATCGGCGAGTGATCGCGCACGCCATCCCAGACCTATACGAGCGGATCGGGCCGCGGCCGGCCTCGCCTTGGGCGCAGGCGTTGCGGCTGGCGCTAATCGATGCGGCCCCCGAGTCGGCCGAGGAGCCGGTGGTGGTGGTGCTCAGCCCGGGCATTCATTCAGAGACCGCGTTCGATCAGGCCTACCTGGCCAGCGTGCTGGGCTTCCCATTGGTCGAGAGCGCCGACCTGGTGGTGCGCGACGGCAAGCTGTGGATGCGATCGATGGGCACGCTCAAACGCGTCGACGTCGTGTTGCGCCGAGTCGACGCGGAATACGCCGATCCGCTTGACCTGCGGGCGGATTCGCGTCTGGGCGTGGTCGGCTTGGTCGAGGTATTGCGCCGCGGTGCGGTGACGGTCGTCAACAGTTTGGGCAGTGGAATCCTGGAAAGCCCTGGGCTGCTTCGGTTTTTGCCCGAAATGGCCGAACGGCTGCTGGGGGAGACGCCGCTACTGCAGACCGCGCCGGTGTATTGGGGCGGCATCAACACCGAACGCTCGCATCTGCTGACAAACCTGTCGGCGCTGCTGATCAGGTCGGTGTTTGGTGGCGACCCGATCGTCGGACCGGCGTTATCGTCCGCGCAGCGCAAAGATTTGGGAGCCCGCATCGAAGCCACACCGTGGCAATGGGTGGGCCAGGAGTTGCCGCAGTTCTCGTCAGCGCCCACCGACCATTACCCGGGCGGGCTGTCGTCTGGCCGCGTCGGCATGCGACTGTTCACCGTGTCGCAACGCAGCGGCTATGCGCCGATGATCGGAGGTCTGGGTTATCTGCTGGCGCCAGGCAATGCCGCCTATCGGTTGAATACCGTTGCAGCCAAAGATATCTGGGTGCGCACCCCGACACGGGTGACCGTCGAGCTGGTTCCGAGCGCGGCTGAACAACCGGCGATGACGCCCAGCCCGACGCGGGCGGTCAGCTCGCCGCGTGTGTTGTCCGATCTATTCTGGATGGGCCGCTACGCCGAACGCGCCGAGAACATGGCCCGACTACTCACCGTCACCCGCGAGCGCTATCACGAATTCCGGTATCGCCGCGAGATGGAAGGCAGCGAGTGCGTGCCGGTGCTGCTCGCCACGCTCGGGCACATCACGGGGACCGACACCGGCGCGGCCGGTGATTACGCCGAGATGGTCGCGACAGCCCAGAGCACGCTGTGGTCGCTGACCGCCGACAGGCACCGGGCCGGGTCGCTGGCGCAATCGGTCGAACGGCTGGGGCTGGCCGCCCGCGCCGTGCGTGACCAGATGTCCAACGACACGTGGATGGTGCTGGCTGCCGTCGAGCGCGCGCTGTTGTATGCGCCGGATATGCCGCCCGAATCACAGACCGAGGGTGAGGCGTTCCTGTCGTCGACGAACAACCTGACGCTCGCCGGGATGCTGGCGCTGTCCGGCGTCGCCGCCGAGTCGATGGTGCAGGACGTCGGCTGGACGATGATGGACATCGGCAAACGAATCGAACGCGGGCTGGCCCTAACGGCGCTGCTGCGTGCGACGTTGACGACAGTTCGTAGCGTGGGCGCAGAGCAAACAATCACCGAGTCGGCGCTGGTGGCTTGCGAATCGTCGGTCATCTACCGGCGTCGCATGCTGGGCAAGGTTAGTGTGGCTGCTGTGGCGGACCTGGTGTTGTTCGACACCGAGAACCCGCGGTCGCTGGTCTACCAACTCGAGCGGCTGCGGGCGGACCTGAAGGCGCTCCCCGCATCGTCCGGGTCGTCGCGGCCTGAGCGACTGGTCGACGACCTTGCCACGCGATTGCGCCGGATCGATCCCGCGGACCTGGAAGTGGTCACCGCGGACGGTAGGCGGGCCGAACTGGCCGACCTGCTCGACGGGATGCACCGGGATTTGCGCGAGCTGTCCGGTGTCATCACCTCAACGCACCTCTCGCTGCCCGGTGGCATGCAGCATCTCTGGGGTGCCGGCGAACGGCGCCTGGTCCCGTGA
- a CDS encoding transglutaminase family protein, giving the protein MTDGPIASASSRCYQISHSTVYRYSDIVTSSYGRGFLTPRDSPRQRCLSHELIIEPEAADSSTSPDGYGNISSYFHVTERHNTLSIRSDSVVEVDPPPPELYGGGSARAPWEIARPVGVDGALAIEFTLDLQPPEITDELRAYAAPSFEPGRPLIEVLRDLTSRIFTDFTYRSGSTTVSTGVGEVLAAREGVCQDFARLAIACLRANGLAASYVSGYLATDPPPGKERMIGIDATHAWASVWTPQNQWLGLDPTNDQMVDERYIFVGFGRDYADVPPLRGIIYTDADSSVIDVSVDVAPCDGGVLRA; this is encoded by the coding sequence GTGACCGACGGCCCCATCGCGTCGGCGTCCAGTCGGTGCTACCAGATCTCGCACAGCACGGTGTACCGGTACTCAGACATCGTCACCAGTTCGTACGGCCGCGGCTTCCTGACCCCGCGCGACTCACCGCGGCAGCGGTGCCTGTCGCACGAGCTGATCATCGAACCCGAGGCCGCCGACAGCTCCACCAGCCCCGACGGCTACGGCAACATCAGCTCGTATTTCCATGTCACCGAACGCCATAACACACTGTCGATTCGCAGCGACTCTGTGGTCGAGGTCGATCCACCACCGCCCGAGCTGTATGGCGGCGGGTCAGCACGCGCACCGTGGGAGATCGCGCGGCCGGTCGGCGTGGACGGCGCGCTGGCCATCGAGTTCACGCTCGACCTTCAGCCGCCGGAGATCACCGACGAGCTACGTGCCTATGCCGCACCGAGTTTCGAACCTGGCCGGCCTTTGATCGAGGTGCTTCGCGACCTGACGTCGCGGATCTTCACCGACTTCACATATCGGTCCGGGTCGACGACGGTGTCCACTGGAGTCGGCGAGGTTTTGGCGGCGCGGGAAGGGGTATGTCAGGACTTCGCGCGACTCGCGATCGCCTGTCTGCGTGCCAACGGGTTGGCCGCCAGTTATGTATCGGGATACCTGGCGACCGACCCGCCGCCGGGGAAGGAACGCATGATCGGCATTGACGCGACGCACGCGTGGGCGTCGGTGTGGACCCCGCAGAACCAGTGGCTGGGTCTGGATCCCACCAACGACCAGATGGTCGACGAGCGGTATATCTTCGTAGGATTCGGCCGCGACTACGCGGATGTGCCGCCGCTGCGCGGCATCATCTACACCGACGCCGACAGCAGCGTGATCGATGTCTCCGTGGACGTAGCGCCGTGTGACGGCGGAGTGCTGCGTGCGTGA
- a CDS encoding zinc-binding metallopeptidase family protein, translating to MRDFICPTCGQRLAFENSLCLNCGSALGFSLTDMALLVIAPGEESEHGGAVDENQYQLCANLYLAECNWLVRKGPIRQLCASCRLTRTRPNDADSKALAAFAAAEKAKRRLIAELHELKLPIVGRDEDPQYGLAFDLLSSEQEKVFTGHANGVITLDLAEGDDVHREQLRVSMDEPYRTLLGHFRHEIGHYYFYRLVEPSEAYAARFRELYGDPNADYQAALDRHYNEGAPPGWEDTHVSSYATMHPAEDWAETFAHYLHIRDTLDTAAAFGFAQAAATFERGVVGPSGFDAIIDMWLPLAWALNMINRSMGKEDLYPFVLPPAVLEKMRFIHTVIEETTS from the coding sequence GTGCGTGATTTCATCTGCCCGACCTGCGGCCAGCGCCTGGCCTTCGAGAATTCGTTGTGCCTGAATTGCGGTAGCGCACTGGGCTTTTCGTTGACCGACATGGCCCTGCTGGTCATTGCGCCAGGAGAGGAGAGCGAGCACGGCGGCGCGGTGGACGAAAACCAATACCAACTGTGCGCGAACCTGTATCTGGCCGAATGCAATTGGCTGGTCCGAAAGGGACCCATCAGACAGCTGTGCGCCTCCTGCCGTCTCACCCGAACACGGCCCAATGATGCCGACAGCAAGGCGCTCGCGGCATTCGCGGCCGCCGAGAAAGCCAAACGGCGGTTGATCGCGGAACTGCACGAGTTGAAACTGCCAATTGTTGGCCGCGATGAGGACCCGCAGTACGGCCTGGCGTTCGACCTACTGTCCAGTGAGCAGGAGAAGGTTTTCACCGGGCATGCGAATGGGGTCATCACGCTAGACCTCGCAGAGGGCGATGACGTCCATCGCGAACAGCTACGGGTCTCGATGGACGAGCCGTATCGCACATTGCTCGGACATTTCCGCCACGAGATCGGCCACTACTACTTCTACCGGCTCGTCGAGCCGTCGGAGGCATACGCGGCGCGGTTCCGGGAACTGTACGGCGACCCGAACGCCGACTACCAGGCGGCGCTGGATCGGCATTACAACGAGGGCGCGCCGCCTGGCTGGGAGGACACCCACGTGTCGTCCTACGCCACGATGCACCCCGCCGAGGACTGGGCCGAGACGTTCGCGCACTATCTGCACATCCGTGACACGCTGGATACCGCCGCCGCGTTCGGTTTCGCGCAGGCCGCCGCGACGTTCGAGCGAGGAGTGGTAGGCCCCAGCGGGTTTGACGCGATCATCGACATGTGGTTGCCGTTGGCATGGGCGCTGAACATGATCAACCGCTCGATGGGTAAAGAGGACCTCTACCCGTTCGTGCTGCCTCCCGCGGTGCTGGAGAAGATGCGGTTCATCCACACGGTCATCGAGGAAACCACCTCCTGA
- a CDS encoding DUF3097 domain-containing protein, protein MADRYGSDVLANNPNRKPRSTEQPLEMGMVVEDAQTGYVGAVVRVEYGRMELEDRNGRRKPFPIGPGYLIDGKPVILTAPKRSAPTTPARTASGSVAVQAKARVALASRIYVEGRHDAELVEQVWGDDLRVEGVVVEYLGGVDDLVGIVEEFRPAPGRRLGVLVDHLVAGSKESRIASQVQQAVRRGQGGEHTLVVGHPFIDIWQAVKPARVGISSWPVVPRDTDWKHGVCQALGWPHSEQADIARAWQRIRSRVRDWNDLEPALIGRVEELIDFVTAGA, encoded by the coding sequence GTGGCTGACCGCTATGGCTCCGATGTTCTCGCCAACAACCCGAACAGGAAACCCCGCTCGACCGAACAACCTTTGGAAATGGGCATGGTCGTCGAGGACGCACAGACGGGTTATGTCGGCGCGGTGGTGCGCGTCGAATACGGCCGGATGGAGCTCGAGGACCGCAACGGGCGGCGCAAGCCGTTCCCGATCGGGCCGGGCTATCTGATCGACGGGAAACCGGTGATCCTCACCGCGCCAAAGCGTTCGGCGCCGACGACTCCGGCGCGCACCGCGTCCGGGTCGGTAGCGGTGCAGGCCAAGGCGAGAGTCGCGCTGGCCAGCCGGATTTACGTCGAGGGGCGCCACGACGCCGAACTGGTCGAGCAGGTGTGGGGCGACGACCTTCGCGTCGAGGGCGTGGTGGTCGAATACCTCGGCGGCGTCGACGATCTCGTCGGCATCGTCGAGGAATTTCGGCCCGCCCCCGGCCGCCGCCTCGGCGTGCTCGTCGACCATCTGGTGGCCGGCTCGAAGGAGTCGCGCATCGCCAGCCAGGTTCAGCAAGCGGTGCGGCGCGGCCAGGGCGGCGAGCACACCCTGGTCGTCGGTCACCCGTTCATCGACATCTGGCAGGCCGTCAAGCCGGCGCGTGTTGGTATCTCGTCGTGGCCGGTGGTGCCGCGCGACACCGACTGGAAGCACGGCGTGTGCCAGGCGCTCGGCTGGCCGCACAGCGAACAGGCCGACATCGCGCGGGCGTGGCAACGGATCAGGAGTCGGGTGCGCGACTGGAACGACCTCGAGCCCGCGCTGATCGGTCGGGTCGAAGAGCTGATCGACTTCGTGACCGCCGGCGCTTAG
- a CDS encoding cupin domain-containing protein, with protein sequence MTAKPINLAKALASFDDIYSPRIVAKVNEYDVRVAHAKGEHLWHVHEDTDEFFLVLDGEFHVAVRDGDGNESAVVLRKGDTYVVPKGTEHKPSSPGGSILMFEPRGTSTTGDRHEGDIPDHIDSTTGHALS encoded by the coding sequence GTGACAGCCAAACCGATCAATCTGGCCAAGGCGCTCGCGTCGTTCGATGACATCTACAGTCCGCGAATCGTCGCCAAGGTGAATGAGTACGACGTTCGGGTCGCCCATGCCAAAGGTGAGCACCTTTGGCATGTTCACGAGGACACCGACGAGTTCTTCCTCGTCCTCGATGGCGAGTTCCACGTCGCGGTGCGGGACGGCGACGGGAATGAGTCGGCCGTCGTGCTGCGCAAGGGCGACACCTACGTCGTGCCAAAGGGTACTGAGCACAAGCCGTCGTCGCCGGGCGGCTCCATCCTGATGTTCGAGCCTCGCGGAACCTCGACTACCGGCGATCGACACGAAGGCGACATACCGGACCATATCGACAGCACGACAGGCCACGCGCTGAGCTAA
- a CDS encoding replication-associated recombination protein A produces MSDGLFDVPGEPSARAGGPVGASAPLAVKMRPASLDEVVGQDHLLKPNSPLRRLVEGSGAASVILYGPPGTGKTTLASLISQATGRRFEALSALSAGVKEVRAVIDIARRAAVHGEQTVLFIDEVHRFSKTQQDALLSAVENRIVLLVAATTENPSFSVVAPLLSRSLILQLQPLDADAVRTVVRRAIDDPRGLGGRLDVTEEAVDLLVQLAAGDARRALTALEVASETGEQVTVATIEQSLDKAAVRYDRDGDQHYDVVSAFIKSVRGSDVDAALHYLARMLVAGEDPRFVARRLMILASEDIGMADPTALQTAVAAAQTVQLIGMPEAQLTLAHATVHLATAPKSNAVTTALGAAMGDIREGKAGLVPAHLRDGHYSGAAKLGNAIGYKYSHDDPDGVVPQQYPPDELVGVDYYQPTTHGAEREIATRLDKLRAIIRKKR; encoded by the coding sequence GTGTCCGACGGTCTGTTTGACGTCCCCGGCGAGCCGAGCGCTCGCGCGGGCGGACCCGTCGGCGCGTCGGCTCCGCTGGCGGTGAAGATGCGACCGGCCAGCCTCGACGAGGTGGTCGGCCAGGATCACCTGCTCAAGCCGAACTCCCCGCTGCGTCGACTCGTCGAGGGCTCGGGCGCAGCGTCGGTCATCTTGTACGGTCCGCCGGGCACCGGAAAGACCACGCTGGCGTCATTGATTTCGCAGGCCACCGGACGTCGGTTCGAGGCGCTGTCGGCGCTGTCGGCAGGCGTCAAGGAGGTCCGCGCCGTCATCGATATCGCGCGCCGCGCCGCCGTGCATGGTGAGCAGACGGTGTTGTTCATCGATGAGGTGCACCGGTTCTCCAAGACTCAGCAGGATGCGTTGCTCTCGGCCGTCGAGAATCGCATCGTGTTGCTTGTGGCGGCCACCACTGAGAATCCGTCGTTCTCCGTCGTCGCGCCGCTGCTGTCGCGGTCGCTGATCCTGCAACTGCAACCGCTCGACGCCGACGCCGTCAGGACGGTGGTCCGCCGCGCCATCGACGACCCTCGCGGCCTCGGCGGGCGGTTGGACGTCACCGAGGAGGCCGTCGATCTGCTGGTGCAACTCGCCGCGGGTGACGCGCGGCGAGCGCTGACCGCGCTGGAGGTGGCCTCCGAAACAGGCGAGCAGGTGACGGTCGCGACCATCGAGCAATCGCTGGACAAGGCCGCCGTGCGATATGACCGCGACGGCGACCAGCACTACGACGTGGTCAGCGCCTTCATCAAGTCGGTGCGCGGCTCCGACGTCGACGCGGCCCTGCATTACCTAGCGCGGATGCTGGTGGCGGGGGAGGACCCGCGGTTCGTCGCCCGTCGGCTGATGATCCTGGCCAGTGAGGACATCGGGATGGCCGACCCGACTGCGCTGCAGACCGCCGTCGCGGCGGCGCAGACCGTGCAGCTGATCGGCATGCCGGAGGCACAACTGACGCTGGCCCACGCCACCGTGCACCTCGCGACCGCTCCGAAATCCAATGCGGTGACAACGGCGCTGGGCGCCGCGATGGGCGACATTCGCGAGGGCAAGGCCGGATTGGTGCCCGCGCATCTGCGCGACGGCCATTACTCCGGCGCGGCAAAGCTCGGCAACGCCATCGGCTACAAGTACAGCCATGACGACCCGGATGGTGTTGTGCCGCAACAGTATCCGCCCGACGAACTGGTCGGTGTCGACTACTATCAGCCGACCACCCACGGCGCCGAACGGGAGATTGCGACCCGGTTGGACAAGCTGCGGGCCATCATTCGCAAGAAGCGCTGA
- a CDS encoding ArsR/SmtB family transcription factor, which produces MALADPVRRAMVARLSRGPATVNELAEPFDITKQAVSKHIQVLEQAGLVTRTRDAQRRPVHLDAAALERLTAWIDRYRLDAERSYRQLDAVLAAITDTHKKGTDT; this is translated from the coding sequence ATGGCGCTGGCCGACCCGGTTCGGCGCGCGATGGTGGCGCGGCTGTCCCGCGGCCCGGCCACGGTCAACGAGCTGGCCGAGCCTTTCGACATCACGAAACAGGCGGTGTCCAAACACATTCAGGTGCTCGAACAGGCGGGACTGGTTACCAGAACCCGCGATGCGCAGCGCAGGCCGGTGCATCTCGACGCGGCCGCGCTGGAGCGGCTGACCGCATGGATCGACCGATACCGGCTTGACGCCGAACGCAGCTACCGCCAGCTCGACGCCGTGCTGGCGGCGATCACCGACACCCATAAGAAAGGAACCGACACATGA